From the Daucus carota subsp. sativus chromosome 8, DH1 v3.0, whole genome shotgun sequence genome, one window contains:
- the LOC108198316 gene encoding uncharacterized protein LOC108198316, whose amino-acid sequence MALKKCLEDGTNGEVGESPFTKRLEDEPKQRHIKHLNLNPFDGMGDPEEHLSYFNQLALHYEYRDLTKCRFFAATLRGSAQRWFSRVPARSIDTWADFKRAFLNRFRANQPQEVHTSYLQTIGQREGESLQSYINRFKEAVNKIICVNEIEALVHVKRGLDLYECEKYVVKLMEVQPTTLAKAYDLASQAVTEAESLAVLKRARAPPISNQKHYPRERHTPYQKPAEQIRVQTTHGPAISKNNNVSVKDRLGPAVGLRPEKRPEPNWTKFSMTRSALLRDIRNKPFYQAPPAMWANPEDRNKERHCEYHETHGHSTDSCLALKHFLERQVKAGNLNQYLPRDLPPSPPQDHRDGRNVVNPVFGGTVTPPAPGGPSVYAIAQGEVHSPIYFTHADYEGINPDHNEALVVSLLIAENEVKRILVDNGSSTDICFQHTWDRLRLSNAVLEPCLEETPLYGFGHNVVPIAGVAHLPVTFGSPPHQITKTIKFYIINAVSSYNMILGRPTLNALRAIPSTSHLKMKFPTPTGIGEIKGDSETSKRCYGIALVLAATEPGNIKRENTDKRKQEKRKKRVESLQRKNKRHREVQVIETHDPIHEEPPRMDAELKKCLLRDEQPVAKPVVATEQIQVSPTDPTRKVSIGAGLESVFKKELTNLLREYADVFAWSPKDMPGLDESVAMHKLSVDPKRAPKKQKRRNFAPDRQKAIDAEIDKLLDADLICEVSYPDWVANVVLVKKANGKWRMCVDYTDLNAACPKDPYPLPSIDQLIDATAGHLMLSFMDAFSGYNQIKMAPEDCEKTAFITHRGVYCYKVMPFGLINAGATYQCMMNKIFAPQLGRNMEVYVDDMIVKSMLQESHLADLRECFANLRQHNMKLNPDKCTFALEAGKFLGFLVSQRGIEANPEKIQAIIDMQPPKTIKDVQCLTGRLAALRRFISKLAERCLPFFDTLKGALKTKKLTWTDECQKAFEDLKQYLASAPLLTTASPSEPLSLCLSVSDKAVGAVLIKEVEATQRPVYYVSQTLKDAETRYPNTEKAALALVMASRKLRHYFQGREIRVITNQPLRKILHKPELSGRLINWAIELSQFHLTYVPRTAIKAQALADFVVECNFTQPEETTPESHTPIPVTEGWKLYVDGSATNNRCGAGAILISPDGFCIKQALQLNFKATNNQAEYEALLTGLDLALTLQLQNLIIYSDSQLVVRQTTGDYAVKDSTLARYQQQVQTRLSTFKSYQLHQINREDNSIADSLSKLLEGEYTTADGPVYFLSLPHPSIEPKEQFNITLDEDNWMTPLIAYIRHGTLPTDHSKARQVKAHAAKFFLQDNILYRRNFDSPILKCVDDDEATYCMREVHEGICGDHMAGKALTHKILRQGYYWPTMAKDCKAFVRACHQCQLFSNVPRTAPAVPVSILSPIPFAVWGIDIMGPFPKARGELQFVMVAIDYMTKWAEAKALRTITQEDAIRFVRNQIITRFGIPTTLIFDNRTQFVGKKFTTFLSDHGIKHKKASVCHPQSNGQVEVTNRIILRGLKKTLTESKKKWPEHLPQVLCSYRTTQKTSTGETPFKLAFGAEALAPVEIGSPSFRLQNFNINDSIEGMRTNLELLDEVRAEAVQKMELYKEKTRDFFGKRVRMRAFQVGDLVNRATEASDPRHTGKLMPKWEGPYKIAQIIRPGSYKLSRLDGTEVNNTWHAEKLKKYYQ is encoded by the coding sequence ATGGCCCTAAAAAAATGCCTTGAGGACGGCACCAACGGGGAGGTTGGAGAATCCCCTTTCACGAAAAGGCTAGAGGACGAACCAAAACAAAGGCATATCAAACATCTTAACCTGAACCCCTTTGACGGGATGGGAGACCCTGAGGAACACCTCAGCTACTTTAACCAACTAGCCCTACATTACGAATATCGTGACCTCACTAAGTGCCGTTTCTTCGCCGCTACCCTGAGGGGAAGCGCGCAACGATGGTTCAGCCGCGTCCCGGCCAGGAGCATAGACACGTGGGCAGACTTCAAGAGGGCGTTCTTAAACAGATTCCGGGCCAACCAACCGCAAGAGGTGCATACCTCCTACTTACAAACAATCGGACAAAGAGAAGGGGAATCACTACAAAGCTACATCAATCGCTTCAAGGAAGCGGTCAACAAGATTATCTGTGTAAACGAAATAGAGGCCCTTGTCCATGTGAAAAGGGGGTTGGACCTGTATGAGTGTGAAAAATACGTTGTCAAGTTGATGGAAGTACAACCCACGACCTTAGCCAAAGCATATGACCTGGCATCCCAGGCTGTCACGGAGGCCGAATCTCTAGCCGTGCTAAAGCGGGCACGCGCCCCGCCCATCAGCAATCAGAAGCACTACCCGCGTGAAAGACACACCCCCTATCAAAAACCCGCGGAACAGATACGGGTCCAAACCACGCATGGTCCCGCCATTAGCAAAAACAATAACGTGTCCGTGAAGGATCGTCTAGGCCCCGCGGTGGGTCTCCGACCCGAGAAACGCCCTGAGCCTAATTGGACTAAATTTAGCATGACTCGGTCGGCTCTGTTAAGAGACATTAGAAACAAGCCGTTTTACCAAGCACCGCCAGCCATGTGGGCCAACCCGGAGGATCGAAACAAAGAGCGTCACTGCGAATACCATGAGACACATGGACACTCTACGGACAGCTGCCTCGCACTCAAACATTTCCTGGAACGACAAGTCAAGGCGGGGAACCTAAACCAATACCTCCCCCGTGATTTACCGCCATCGCCGCCACAAGATCACCGAGATGGCCGCAATGTGGTTAATCCCGTATTCGGGGGCACCGTCACGCCACCTGCCCCGGGCGGACCTTCAGTGTATGCAATCGCCCAGGGAGAGGTGCACAGCCCCATATACTTCACACATGCAGACTACGAGGGTATCAACCCGGATCACAACGAAGCCCTCGTCGTATCCCTGTTAATAGCAGAAAATGAGGTAAAGAGAATCTTGGTAGATAATGGCTCCTCTACGGACATCTGTTTTCAGCATACCTGGGATCGCCTGCGTCTGAGCAACGCGGTCCTCGAACCTTGCCTTGAAGAGACACCTTTGTACGGTTTCGGGCACAATGTTGTGCCCATAGCAGGGGTAGCTCATCTGCCAGTCACCTTCGGTTCACCCCCTCACCAAATCACCaagacaataaaattttacataatcaacGCAGTCTCCTCATACAACATGATCCTTGGGAGGCCGACCCTAAATGCCCTCAGAGCGATCCCCTCAACATCGCACCTAAAAATGAAGTTCCCAACTCCCACAGGAATAGGCGAAATCAAAGGAGATTCTGAAACCTCAAAACGATGTTACGGAATAGCCCTTGTCCTGGCGGCCACCGAGCCTGGGAACATCAAGCGGGAAAACACCGACAAACGAAAGCAGGAAAAACGAAAGAAGCGCGTGGAGAGCCTCCAAAGGAAGAACAAGCGACACCGGGAGGTGCAAGTCATAGAAACACACGATCCCATACACGAAGAGCCCCCACGAATGGACGCCGAGCTCAAAAAGTGCTTATTACGGGACGAGCAACCTGTGGCAAAACCCGTTGTGGCAACGGAACAAATCCAGGTGTCCCCTACCGACCCCACGCGAAAAGTTAGCATTGGGGCCGGCTTGGAGTCAGTATTCAAAAAGGAGCTTACGAACCTGTTACGAGAGTACGCGGACGTCTTCGCATGGAGCCCCAAAGACATGCCCGGTCTCGACGAATCCGTGGCCATGCACAAGCTAAGCGTAGATCCCAAACGGGCCCCGAAAAAACAGAAGCGGCGCAACTTCGCGCCTGACCGCCAGAAAGCAATCGATGCAGAAATAGACAAACTGTTGGACGCAGATTTAATCTGCGAAGTCTCATACCCGGATTGGGTGGCGAACGTCGTACTCGTAAAGAAAGCCAACGGGAAATGGCGCATGTGCGTCGATTACACAGACCTCAATGCAGCGTGCCCTAAGGACCCGTACCCACTGCCAAGCATCGACCAACTCATAGACGCAACCGCCGGACATCTCATGCTCAGCTTCATGGACGCATTCTCAGGATACAATCAAATTAAAATGGCGCCGGAAGATTGTGAGAAAACCGCCTTCATCACGCATAGAGGAGTATACTGCTACAAGGTCATGCCTTTCGGCCTCATAAACGCGGGCGCCACCTACCAGTGCATGATGAATAAAATTTTCGCACCACAACTAGGGCGTAACATGGAAGTCTACGTCGACGACATGATCGTCAAATCCATGCTCCAGGAATCACACTTGGCTGACCTACGAGAATGTTTCGCCAATCTTAGGCAGCACAACATGAAACTCAACCCGGACAAATGCACTTTTGCCTTGGAAGCGGGGAAATTCTTAGGTTTTCTGGTAAGCCAACGCGGGATCGAGGCCAACCCGGAAAAAATCCAGGCCATCATTGACATGCAGCCCCCGAAGACCATCAAGGACGTTCAATGCCTCACGGGACGCCTCGCGGCGTTGCGACGGTTCATATCAAAGCTGGCAGAGCGGTGTCTTCCATTTTTCGACACCCTTAAAGGAGCGCTCAAGACCAAGAAGCTTACATGGACGGACGAATGTCAAAAAGCCTTCGAGGACCTGAAACAGTACCTAGCATCCGCACCACTCTTAACGACCGCGTCCCCAAGCGAACCGTTGTCATTATGCTTGTCAGTTTCCGACAAAGCCGTGGGGGCGGTCCTCATCAAGGAGGTAGAAGCGACGCAAAGACCGGTTTATTATGTAAGCCAAACACTCAAGGATGCAGAAACCCGCTACCCCAACACAGAAAAAGCAGCCCTAGCCCTTGTTATGGCAAGCAGGAAACTCCGCCACTACTTCCAAGGACGAGAAATCCGAGTCATCACCAATCAACCCTTGCGCAAAATCCTCCACAAGCCCGAGCTGTCAGGACGGCTTATTAACTGGGCGATCGAGCTCAGTCAATTCCACCTCACATACGTCCCGAGGACCGCGATCAAAGCACAGGCCCTAGCAGATTTCGTCGTGGAATGTAACTTTACCCAGCCAGAGGAGACAACACCGGAAAGCCACACACCCATCCCGGTCACGGAGGGATGGAAGCTTTACGTGGATGGTTCCGCGACCAATAATAGGTGCGGAGCCGGGGCGATACTTATTAGCCCAGATGGATTCTGCATCAAGCAAGCCCTCCAGCTCAATTTCAAAGCCACTAACAACCAGGCGGAATACGAGGCCCTACTCACGGGTCTAGACCTCGCCCTCACTTTGCAACTGCAAAATCTAATCATATACAGTGACTCCCAGCTAGTAGTACGCCAAACAACAGGTGACTACGCGGTCAAAGATTCAACATTAGCCCGCTACCAACAACAAGTACAGACCCGCCTGTCTACATTCAAAAGCTACCAGCTCCACCAAATCAACCGCGAAGACAATTCCATAGCAGACAGCCTATCTAAACTTCTAGAGGGGGAATACACAACAGCGGATGGTCCCGTATATTTCTTATCCCTCCCACATCCCTCCATAGAGCCAAAGGAACAATTCAACATCACTCTCGACGAAGACAACTGGATGACCCCGCTCATCGCCTACATCCGCCACGGGACCCTCCCAACGGACCATAGCAAAGCCAGGCAGGTCAAGGCACACGCAGCCAAGTTTTTCCTACAAGACAACATCCTCTACCGTCGAAACTTCGACTCACCCATTCTCAAgtgtgttgatgatgatgaggcaACATATTGCATGAGGGAGGTCCACGAGGGCATATGCGGAGATCACATGGCGGGCAAAGCTCTCACACACAAAATCTTACGCCAGGGTTACTACTGGCCAACCATGGCAAAGGACTGTAAAGCATTCGTCAGGGCGTGTCACCAATGCCAGCTCTTCAGCAATGTTCCGCGCACAGCCCCCGCGGTACCCGTTTCCATACTTTCCCCCATCCCATTTGCCGTATGGGGGATCGACATTATGGGACCATTCCCCAAGGCTCGCGGAGAACTCCAATTCGTGATGGTGGCCATCGATTACATGACAAAATGGGCAGAAGCCAAGGCACTCAGGACCATTACTCAAGAGGACGCAATCAGATTTGTCCGCAACCAGATAATCACCCGTTTTGGTATCCCCACAACCCTCATCTTTGATAACAGGACACAATTTGTGGGTAAGAAGTTCACAACCTTCCTCTCCGATCACGGGATCAAACACAAAAAAGCATCAGTCTGCCACCCGCAAAGTAACGGGCAAGTAGAAGTCACCAACCGCATTATTCTTCGCGGGCTCAAAAAAACCCTTACAGAATCCAAGAAAAAATGGCCAGAGCACCTACCTCAAGTCTTATGCTCTTACCGCACCACACAAAAAACAAGCACGGGAGAAACACCGTTTAAACTAGCCTTCGGCGCAGAGGCACTAGCACCAGTCGAAATAGGGTCACCTTCCTTCCGTCTGCAAAATTTCAACATCAATGATAGCATTGAGGGAATGCGGACCAACTTGGAGCTACTTGATGAAGTACGAGCGGAGGCGGTACAGAAAATGGAGCTCTACAAAGAAAAGACAAGGGATTTCTTCGGAAAAAGGGTCCGAATGCGGGCATTTCAGGTGGGCGATTTGGTCAACCGAGCAACCGAGGCATCAGACCCACGCCACACGGGCAAGCTCATGCCTAAGTGGGAAGGTCCATACAAAATCGCACAAATCATCCGTCCCGGCTCCTACAAGTTATCCCGCCTAGATGGCACGGAGGTCAACAATACTTGGCACGCAGAGAAGCTCAAGAAATATTATCAGTAG